A window of Pungitius pungitius chromosome 19, fPunPun2.1, whole genome shotgun sequence genomic DNA:
AGCCAACACTTAGCCCTCGATCCCAAAATACTCTAAGCAACAGACAGTCTCTAAAATGCCGAAGCCTGAGGTTAGTGGAAACAACCGGCAATTAGCAGCCTTTTATCAGCACGAATGTGAAGAAATACGACAGTAATTTCCTTTATAATTATGTCGGTAACGGTATAGTAAGCTAGCtattagctagttagcttacaGAAAGATAGCTTAATAGAATATTGTACAGGTTGCTACTGTCTTGCTGGTTAACGTTGCTTGGCGGAATATTAAACGTTAATACAAATGCCGCTTGCTGTCAACAACATAAACCAGAACTCACAGCTGTATGCGATTCGTTAAACATGATGTAATAATGCTGTAATAGCAGGTAAATTGGTCTAGGTTAGCTGTAAAGCTAGTTTAATCAACAACAGCTTGTTAGCATCTTAGTTGTTATAACGTGAGAAGCTCAGTGAGGTTTAACCGATGTATTTAAAACAATGACGATACAGTCTGGTGTCATGATACTTGTTTAAAATACCTACTCTAACCGGATGTTTTATGTGTTCATTGCAGGACGGTCACGGGAGGGATTTAAGGTCCAACTGCTGAATGTGTTGACCGGTACCTTATCATAAATGCAACTGTGAAGACAGAATGCCAGAGATGACCGAAACTCAGACACCTGGTCGTAAACCCAAGTAAGGATGTTTGATATGTCTGCTGTCTATCACTGTTGCATCCAAAATATCCCGAGGCAAGTGACATATTTACATTATTGGAATAataatgttgatttttttcttttgcagaaagaagaaaaacaaagaatctCACAATGCAGGTGAAATAACGTCTCCTGTTATACTTCTATGGATGGTTTCGTTAAAAGGTGGTGACTGGACATTAaagtgtcatctttttttttatatagttgAGAGGCACAGAAAAGAGAAGATTAATGCTGGGATTAACCGCATTGGTAATCTTCTACCCTGTTCAATGGCACTTAAACAGGTAAGAGGCAATCTTGCATGCTATTTTGCAATGAAATGTTATTGTCATTTAAGTGCTTACAGTTTATTGTTTGATATTTTAATATTCTATCATCTATAGAGTAAGAACATGATCTTGGATCAAGCCTTTCGTTACATCACtgacctgaaaaaacaaaatgatacaTTTCTTCTGGAAGGAGGAGATAAAGTGCAAGGTGAAGTTTAATAATTCAATGATTTGCATATAGTATTTATTCATACTCTAAGTGTGACTATAAAGATCTTGCATTTAGAATTATTAACATATGCATACTTTTGATAATGTGTGTGCTTGGTCTGTGTGCAGCTGAGGAGATACGTCGGCTGCGGTGTCAGATGGAGGAGTTGAGGAGGGAAAGTGCTCAGTACTTCGAGCTCCTTAAAGCCCAtgatattaacattttagaagacCCCACAATTCACTGGAGGGGACAACAGCGTTACCCCAAGGTGGCAAAGGTCACCCCCAGTCACCAACTCCCAAAAGGGATTGATGTCTGCTCCAATGGTGTTGTAAAGGGCCCAGCAGGGAAGGAGACCAGCCCGGCAAAACAGTCTTCTGAAACATTAATTCTTCAGCCACCTTCTGATGTCAGTGACAGGTTGAGAGTTAATGGAGCCCTGTTGCAAGTTAGTACCTCTTCTTCCGCCCCTACACTTCTCCCTGGGTCGACTGCCACACCCAACCAGTCTACAACAAGCCTGAGAGTGATAGAGCAGTGCGGGGTTGAGTCACCGGCTCCAGCCCCCACTCTGCCACCCTCTGTGTCTTACATCACCCTGCAGATCCCAGCAGCCACCACAGCCCTTTCCCAACAACCACAGCCTGCCGCCCCGGTCCCAATCCACACCATAACAGCCACTTCAGCGTCACAACTCTTCACCGAAAGCCCAGCGCAGCCGGTGCCGAATCCGGCCACACTTACCCAGGCTATAGTCACATCCGGAGCAGCAACCTCTGAGGTTTGCTCTTGGGCGACACCGGACAGTGCTATGAGGACTTTAAGTTACACTGCTATTCACAGCAGCCAAGCCCTTCTTAGGGCCGGGGCGGCAGGCAGCACGCAGACAACCTGGACCACGCTGCAGATGGCAGGAAACACGGTGCAGCCCGTCTGCCAGAGTCTCCCCACCCCAGAAGTAATCAACACCGGCCAGACTGTCCAGCAGATGACTGTGTGTCCAATGGGCAACAAAGCCTCTGTTCAGCCCATTCAAATTCAGATGCAACCCCATGTGCCTGCACTGCAAGCACCCCTTACAGGACACAGTCAAGCACAGCCCTTTCAGAGACCCACCCAGCTACAGCCAGCAATCCTGAACCACGTAGAGCCTCAGTCTGTTTTAGCCCCCCAAACACAGTGTGCTGTTCTCTCTCAGGCCACCATGTTAACTCAGCCTACCGTTGTGCCGCCACAGCCCCAGTCTGCTGCGCTTAAACCAGCGCCTTTGGTTCCCCATCATACAAGCGCCCTCATACCTCAGCCTCAGTCAGCCCAGGTGCCCCAGCCACAGGCCACTGTGCTGCCCCTCCTTCAGACCATGCAAGTGCTGCAGGTCAACCCCACTGGAGGGATGGCCTCAAGTGCTACAGCCCAACAGAACACCAACAACCCCAGTGTGGTCATTCTGCAGCAGACCAGTTCTTGCCCAAACCAGTCAGTTGTAAGGGAGGAAATAACAACCCAGCCACCATGTCAGCATATCGTAATCATCCAGGCACCCAATCAAGTTGCACCTGCCCCTCAGAATTCTCAGCTTGGCATGGTGCCTGCTGCTGTGCCCACCGCAGTACCTGTTGTGTCCTCTCACATATCCACGACCAGTTGTTCAACATCTGCCACTCCCTTACAGAGTGTTGGGGGAAAGCAACTGGTGCACATTCTCCCACGTCCCGTTCAGCCACACATGAACCATTCCCTTCAGGTCACACAGGTTTCCTCTTCCGCACCAGTTCCTCCAACACCACAGACCATCACTGTGAACGGCCAGGTGTTTGCTTTGCAGCCCATGAAGACCTCTGACAAATCCACCTCCCATACCGGCCAGAGTACACTCCAGCTGGTCCAGCCCACCACCACTGAGGAACCAACTACTAATGTGGCCCTCAACAGTTTAGGTGCACTTAGTAGTCTCAATCAGAGCATCTCTCGGGGCCTTGCACTCACCCTTTCCAGTCAGAACAACGGTCAGCTTCCAGCCGCTCCATTATCAGTCGTCCAACAGAAGCAGCCTCCTGCATCCATCCCCAGAGCTGCACTTGCTCTGCCTGCCCGGCAGCTGCAGGTCCCTTCTTTCAACCCAGTCAAATCAAGGCTGGTGGGCAATGCATCTAAGAGTCGAGGGAAGAGGCTTTGCAAAACTTTGAATACAAAGAGGCCAACTGCAAAAAGGACTAAACCAGCCCTCAAAAAAGAGCCCCGTGAGGCACCACTTGTTGTTGCTGCCAGGCCAGTGGTCTCTGCCAGAGACAGTCAGACAGTTCAAGTTTCAGTTTCTGAAGCGTCACAGTCTTCACCCGTAAAAGTCATCGACATAAGCCCCACTTGTACCAAAACTGTCACAATGGCAGAGGGGAGTGAAGCCGTGGCGAATATCACCTCTACACAAAACAGTCAGATAACAATTGTGTGTAGTTCATCCAGTGACTCATCTGTATTTAGACAATCCCATCCACCGAGCAAAAGCTCTGTCGCTGCAACTCAGACCGACGTCGATGTACTCTGTAACCCTAGTGGTGTGGCAACTGCAGTTACAACTGTCAACGCCACACCGGTCAAGCCAACCATTGTCAGTGCAGCCGTGGTCATTGAGAGTAAACCATCGATAGTTTCTGGCAACAACTCGGCGATTAACAAACTCTTAGCTCCAGAGGTTAAACAGCCAACCAACAGTTCAGCAACTGGCACAGCACAAACTAAGTCAGCTGCCACCACTTCAATTCCTAAACAAAGCAAATCTCTGGTGGCTTCTGAAGGGGCCACCGAGACTCCGTTTATTCCCACCACTGTTTCTGCAGCATGCCTGACTCCAGTCTGCACCAGCGGTCTCCCATCAACGGCACCATCATCTTTAAATCAGCCCACCCAACCATCTTCGGTGTGCCGTGACCACCACGTGTCCAATTCCCAAGATCCTCTGCCCTGTAGTAAGCCCCAGTCACAGCCCACCACTTTCCCACTGATGTCCGCAACTGTGGCGCCATCATCGCCTGCATTTACCGCAGCCCACGGCGCTGTTACAGCCTCTTCAACAAGCTCAGAGTTTAGGAAAAGGGTTGCCACAAGTAGAGCTGGAACTCAACCGAATGATGTGAATATTCCCCACCCTTTGCCCTGTCCTCCTGCCGAACACAAACCGCCCCAGCCTCCTCGAAGAGATATGGAGGCTCAGTTAGAGAGGCACTCCGCAGCGGCAGAGAAAGACGTCTCGGTGGCAGCGACTTCTGGCGCTCCCTCGAGAAAGGATTTTGCCTCATCTCAACAGGTGTACACTAACCTCGACGATCAAACCACAGAGCACCCGATGACGTCTAGCAGACAGACCGATTCTCCCATGTCTTCCGGGGCCGGGGGAGGCAGGGGCTTCTCCGTGGCGTCCATGCTTCCCCAGGGCCACACCATAAGTGCGTCATCTGGCTCCTTTGGATCGTTTACATTCACATCCGAACAGGCGGAAATGCTGGCCCTGGCCATGCTGGAACAGGACAGTCCAGGTAGGCGGAGTGGAAGCTGCTCTGGGAACCCTGCTTCAGCAAACCCCACCGCAGCCACGTGGGAGCCCCCAAAAAACCAAATAGGGTCGAGCAGTAAAGAAAGGGGTTCCGCTGGACAGCAGGCCAAAGCGGCTAAACCCACGGACACCGTGACGGTTAAACCCACTGTCCATGTCAGAGGGCATGCTGGGGAGGGGCCCAATGGAAGCAGACATCAGCAGAACATCTCATACTCCCAGTCTCAGCCTCTCCCCCAGGTTCCGTCGCAGAGCGGCACTGTGGCCAGCCTCAGCGTCAACAACCTGATCCGGCCGAGCTCCACTCAGCAACACTACCCTGGCTCCCCCAGTCTTGTCCCGCAGGGCTCAGTTGCGTCACCTGTAGGGAGCTCAGGCCACATATCCCAACCCCCAAGCAACACCCTCTCGCCCTGCTCCGGTGTGGCCCAATTGAATGAGTACACCCCCTTGAAGACTGCGCTAATGAGGCCTCAGGGAGGAGTCGGCGTAGGCGAGCGGCATGGGAAGATCATCTCTAAACGGCAGGCCCAGGAGGAGGTGATGCTTAACACTGGAAAACGGCCCAAGCCGTGCCCTCCGTCGGCTGCCAACGTCAGCCACATGGACCTGAAAGCGCCCGACCACAGCCAGATGATGGTGGGGCAGCTGCCGCCCACGTCCTCAGCTGTCATGACAAGGATTAATGCAGAAAGCGGAGGCCCCCTCTTCTCCACAAACTCTTTCATGAGCCCGGTGGTACGGCCGACAGATGGCCACTGCCCTCCTCAGGCAGCCCTTGAGCAGAACCAGGCGGGTGTGCTTCATCTGCCCCAAGGTCACCCACAGCATGCGGCAAGCCAGCCCGGCCAGCACCTGGGAGGAAACCTGTAcatgaaacagcagcagcacgagcagcagaggCACCATCTGTATCATTTGCAACACCACCTGACACAGCCGGACCCCGCACAGCGGCACTCGCTGCACCAGAgggcgctgcagcagcagcagcagcaggagcagcagcatgtgCAGAAGAAGCGAGGGCTCGTCAGAGGCAGTCCGACTGGCTCACCTGCCGGcctgcagcagaagcagcaccACCTGGAGAAGTCTGgagttcagcagcagcagcagcagcagcagcactcacatcaacaacaacaacagacgcagcatcaaacacacacgcagcaacatcaacaacagTCTCACCAACAATCACAACAGCATCAACAGTCGACACAACACCAACAGGCTCATTCTcagcagcaccaacagcaaacacatcaaCAGCAGACacagcatcaacaacaacaacaacatcaacaacaacaacaacagcagcagcagttacagcagcagcagcagcagcagagctcccACTCCAGACACCAGCAGCACCTTCAGCAgcagatccagcagcagcagcagcagcagcagcactttagACACCAGGAGAAGAGTTGTGAGGCCCAGTCAGCGGGATCCAGGGTCCACCACAGCAGCCACCTGGCCCCGCAGGACCACCTCAAGGTTGGTGTCACATAGACAGGAGAGATGAGAGTTAATGGGACAACTTTATCCAGCCGCTAGCTCTTTTCAGCTCTAAATTATGTGTTGATGCATTTGATGAACGAGTAACTTTAGGACCAACCAATCAACACAGCGGCGTCAATCGGTTTTCAATTTCACATTAAACCACACTACAAAAATGTAGTTGGTCTGCAACTTAATCGCAATATGTGGCTTGattcttgtatgtgtgtgtgtactaaacAAAAGGAACTTGTGAGGGGAATTTTAATTACCGTAGTTCTTTCTATATGATTACATCACTACCTCAGAAGGGACATTTCTGTCAGTGTAGTCAAGCAGGTCAGAAAACTGGTGTGCTGGTGTTTTGTGCAGCTCATTGGTAATCatgagaaacaaaaaccaaatgcTTTCTGAAGAGCTATTCTCCtataattgcatttatttatttcttgcCGGTTAGAATTGGTTATATTAAATGGTTGTGTAGAAATGTATTCAAGGTGACAGGAAGGTCGATGAATATTGATTGAATGATTAAGACTTTCATTTGAAGATAACGCTCTGTTCCTCTCCCTCAGCCCGGCCAAGACCACAACGCTATGCAGAGGATGATGACGTCTCGGCCTCTGGAGCAGCAGCTCATCCCTCCTCCCAGCAACCCTGTGTCCCGGTCGTCTGACCTGGCCTGCGCGCCCTCGCGGCAGGACCGCCACCGCGTCTCCAGCTACTCTGCCGAGGCGCTCATCGGTAAGAGTTCCACCAGCGGTGAACAGCAACAGCGCATGGGTCTCCACCTTCAACCCGGCCGCGGCGCCGCACAGGAGCAGCCGGACCTCCGTGGTTATCTGGACACGTCGCGGGGGAAGGCCGGCATCGCACACAACCCGCAGAACCGCTTGCCCTCCGACCACTCGGGAGCGGCGGATGTTCAGCGCGTCTCCGAGTGTCCGCCGTTCAAGGCCATGGGAGGAGGAGTGCATCAACTCGGTGGCTTTGAGGCTCAGGTGTCCCGTGGGAGCGACATGGCCTCCAAGTCACTGCCGTCCTCTCAGAGGGTCCCTCAGGGGCAACTGCAAGGCGGGTTCAGGATGGGCGTCGGCCCTCCACCGGACGGCCGCAACCGCTACAGTGCAGCGCACCCCGGCTCGCAGGGGGTACAAGTGGGCCTCCCCCGGGAGCAGGACGGTTGTCACCAAAGTTTCATGCAGAGCCTTCTTTCCCCCCACCTGTCTGAGCAGAGCAGCCACCAGCGAGCAGTGCAGTGCTGTCCGCCGGTCGGCATGGAGTACAGCTGTGTGCCGGGAGGCTCTTCGGGAGACCTGCAGGCCAAGGCCTCCAGCCCCGCTGCGGCCCAGACCCAGAAGGCCTCTGCGATGCGGCACGGAGAGGCCAAGGGCCACGTTTCTCAGGTCGGCAGCAACATGCACGGGGGCCCGGGTGCGCGCTCGGGTCTCCCCCACCCTCTGACCCCACACAGCAGCTCTGAGCCCGGCCGCTCCTCGGCCCCCGCCAGGGCGCCCGCCGCCGTGAGCCAGCACTCTCGCCACATCTCCCGAGATCCACAGGCCACCAAGCTGAGACCCGGTGACCGGCCTCGGTCAGGTGCGCTGAGGCAGAGCAACCCCTTTGAGCCCGAGGGCCATCTGCCGCTGCcaccggggggcggggggctgctGGGCAGGCCGCAGTCTGGAGGAGAGGCGCGGCGCAGCACTATCGTCCGCTTTATGGCAGACACCGCCCAGGTTCCTAGCGACAACAACCTGGTTCCCGACCAACACCTGACGCAGAACTTTGGTTTCCCCTTCATGCCGGAGGGAGGGATGAATCCTCCGCCTCCAATCAACGCCAACTCCACTTTCATCCCTCCGGTCAGCCAGCCCAACGCCTCCCGTACCCCGTCCCTCCTGCCCGTGGAGCCCCAGAACACCCTGCCCTCCTTCTACACTTCGTACTCGCCGGCCGCTCACCCCAGCCTCCCCAGCGACGTCACCCTCCAGTACTTCCCCAACCAAATGTTTACAAGCCCAAGTGCCGACAAGGGCAGCGCCCCGCAGCTCAATAACCGCTTCAGCTCGATCCTGTCCCCGCCTCGCCCCGTGGGGTTTGGGCAAGCAAGCTTCCCCTTGCTGCCGGATATGCCCCCGATGCCCATCGCCAACTCCTCCGGGATCACCCCCCACATATCCAACTTCAGCCTCACCTCCCTGTTCCCGGAGATCGCCACAGGCATGCCCAGCGACGGTTCGGCCATGCCCATGTCCCCCCTGCTGTCTCTCTCCAACTCCTCGGCCGCGGACTCGGGCAAGCAGCCCAACCGGCCCGCCCACAACATCAGCCACATCCTGGGCCACGACGGCAGCTCGGCCGTGTGAGGGCAGGACCAATCGCTGAGGTCAGAAAGAGGTGGTGACGCACCTGATGACGGTTTACATGTTCACACGGTTTTCGGTGTCAGATTTGTTCTGAACGCCACACGTACGATGTCAACGTTAtgatttgaaatatttcaaaaaaatcttttgaattTAAGGTGACATGAAAATATAATTGCTTTGAGCTCTTTGTTGGTTTAACCGACTGTTGAATTGTGGGTCACTAAGAAACCTGCAGTTTCCTACCAATGTAATTTACTAACTTATATCAGGTTGTACTGTACAGAATCTGTTTTTTTTGACCCCGAGAGCTATTTTGTAAATACTAATGTTTCATATCAGAATTGTTAGattatgtatgtatttgtaaatACAAGATTGATTAATAAAGTTTATACGGAGACATTTGTATTTGCTGCCAACtgaagacgtgtgtgtgtgtgtgtgtgtggttcttgCTCCACTAGACAGCACTTTAACTCAGTCAAACCTTTTCCGTAGCTCCgggttatctttttttttgtaaaaatcaaCCAGCGGGGGAAACAATTTAGATCtgaaaaatgcattattatagttttttgtGGTCACCACACAAATGAACAAAGATTAAAAAGATGCACCAAACACCTGTCAATTTTATAGGCTTTTATTTACAAGCAATAGTGCTCCAGCATGTGCAACCACACAAGGGCCACACTGATGAGGGGAGTGTAGATTCAGGATCTCCTTCATTTTGTCTGCAGACGTCTCTGGCAAAGACTTAATACTTAATGCACCGACCTGTGATGGAGGAGTAATACTGACGCACGTCACAGCGCCCTTCACCTGGCAGGCATTTGGTAACCAGCAAATGAGTAAACACAGAAGTGGTTGCAGTGTGAAGTTCAGCTTATCAATGACTTGAGTTTTAAGACAGTTTTTCCAGAATCTCTCCCAttcagtgattaaaaaaaaaaaaaaagcacaataaaaaaataaataactatacAATATATGATCTCTTGTACACTACAGAAAGAATGATTTATGGTGCATACACTTGTTAATATTTTGTTAATGAACAATCCATAATACATTTGTGTTATTGCTGTACAAAAGGACAGACGTTTGTGTTGTGAATATGTGACAAAAGCAACAGAGCTTCACGGCAGCATCAGTCTGGTTTGAATTGTACATGGAGCACCTGTGATccaaacattaaagatggagGATATCTGTGAGGAAGGTCTAGAAATGAAGTGCTCAGCTGAGAGGAATCTCCCCGCAGGCTGTAGGTCCCTCGACTGGTCTTCACACGAGGAACGACGTCTCGTTGTGTTCATTTGTCCTCCCCGGGAAATGCAGACAGCTCAGTGAGATTCTTTTtcattgtgaaaataaactaatatacagtataatcaGTATGTACAAAagcttaaatatataaatatctgtgatacaaaaataaatatttgttttcttctgtttgttggACGGTCTCTTAAGCATCTCTTGTGTTGGctgtccctccgtcctcagGGGACCCCTCACTCAGGAGGATGTTCACTTCCTGTATTCTTATGTCTGCCGATTGCGGCGTCGAGGCTGCCGAAGAGGAAGTGGTGAAAATCCCTTCGTCTTCCAGAGAGAGGTGAGGGTAGGATGCCGGctctgcagaggagagagagagagagagagagagagagcgaggcggtAAGAAACAGCTGATGGTGGCGCTCAACGCGTTTCACAATCAGCACGAATACCCACAAAGTTGGATGCGTCGTATTGGAAAAGCTTTGTTCCAAATGAACCAACTAAAGAGTCAACCAACGTGAGACTCCACACGTACTGTAAGAGAAGCCGTCCTCGGCCTCGTCGCCAACAAAGAAGTTGCCGTCGCCTCCCGGTTCCTGGCAGCAGAGGTGCTGATGCGAGGAGTCCAGGAGCTCCAGAGTGGAGTCATCTGGAGGACAGCAGCTCTGCTCGCGATGACCTGGACCACTGAGGAGGACATGTTCTCACATTAGTTGATCCTTAGCGACCGTTCCTCCGCTGCGGTGCACCTGAGGGGTGTGTAGGCGTACCTGGAGGAGTAATGGTACACAGGCACGTGTCCATTTGACATCGTGTGGGGCAACAACGTGTCACACTCCAAATCACAGTCCCCCTCCTCCTGCGAAACACAAGATCATATAGATTACAGGTTATAaattaaaaagggaaacaggtggggaaggaaaaaaaggacatacTGTAACATCTATGGGactatttaagttgttttttttacctgctgGCGCCCCGTCAGGCGGCGCGTGGGGGGGCAAGCTTTGCTGTTGGGGGCGTACTCCCGGTTGGCCGGGTAGACGCcgtgcggcggcggcgccgagcGGCCGTCCAGAGGGCAGTGGCCGGCCAGGGCGAGTCCCTGGAGGGGAACCATGGTGTACTGGCACGAGGATGCGGGGGCGGCCGCGGCGGGGAAACACAAGTCGGCCGTTTGCTCTGAAAgcg
This region includes:
- the LOC119198832 gene encoding basic helix-loop-helix domain-containing protein USF3, producing MPEMTETQTPGRKPKKKKNKESHNAVERHRKEKINAGINRIGNLLPCSMALKQSKNMILDQAFRYITDLKKQNDTFLLEGGDKVQAEEIRRLRCQMEELRRESAQYFELLKAHDINILEDPTIHWRGQQRYPKVAKVTPSHQLPKGIDVCSNGVVKGPAGKETSPAKQSSETLILQPPSDVSDRLRVNGALLQVSTSSSAPTLLPGSTATPNQSTTSLRVIEQCGVESPAPAPTLPPSVSYITLQIPAATTALSQQPQPAAPVPIHTITATSASQLFTESPAQPVPNPATLTQAIVTSGAATSEVCSWATPDSAMRTLSYTAIHSSQALLRAGAAGSTQTTWTTLQMAGNTVQPVCQSLPTPEVINTGQTVQQMTVCPMGNKASVQPIQIQMQPHVPALQAPLTGHSQAQPFQRPTQLQPAILNHVEPQSVLAPQTQCAVLSQATMLTQPTVVPPQPQSAALKPAPLVPHHTSALIPQPQSAQVPQPQATVLPLLQTMQVLQVNPTGGMASSATAQQNTNNPSVVILQQTSSCPNQSVVREEITTQPPCQHIVIIQAPNQVAPAPQNSQLGMVPAAVPTAVPVVSSHISTTSCSTSATPLQSVGGKQLVHILPRPVQPHMNHSLQVTQVSSSAPVPPTPQTITVNGQVFALQPMKTSDKSTSHTGQSTLQLVQPTTTEEPTTNVALNSLGALSSLNQSISRGLALTLSSQNNGQLPAAPLSVVQQKQPPASIPRAALALPARQLQVPSFNPVKSRLVGNASKSRGKRLCKTLNTKRPTAKRTKPALKKEPREAPLVVAARPVVSARDSQTVQVSVSEASQSSPVKVIDISPTCTKTVTMAEGSEAVANITSTQNSQITIVCSSSSDSSVFRQSHPPSKSSVAATQTDVDVLCNPSGVATAVTTVNATPVKPTIVSAAVVIESKPSIVSGNNSAINKLLAPEVKQPTNSSATGTAQTKSAATTSIPKQSKSLVASEGATETPFIPTTVSAACLTPVCTSGLPSTAPSSLNQPTQPSSVCRDHHVSNSQDPLPCSKPQSQPTTFPLMSATVAPSSPAFTAAHGAVTASSTSSEFRKRVATSRAGTQPNDVNIPHPLPCPPAEHKPPQPPRRDMEAQLERHSAAAEKDVSVAATSGAPSRKDFASSQQVYTNLDDQTTEHPMTSSRQTDSPMSSGAGGGRGFSVASMLPQGHTISASSGSFGSFTFTSEQAEMLALAMLEQDSPGRRSGSCSGNPASANPTAATWEPPKNQIGSSSKERGSAGQQAKAAKPTDTVTVKPTVHVRGHAGEGPNGSRHQQNISYSQSQPLPQVPSQSGTVASLSVNNLIRPSSTQQHYPGSPSLVPQGSVASPVGSSGHISQPPSNTLSPCSGVAQLNEYTPLKTALMRPQGGVGVGERHGKIISKRQAQEEVMLNTGKRPKPCPPSAANVSHMDLKAPDHSQMMVGQLPPTSSAVMTRINAESGGPLFSTNSFMSPVVRPTDGHCPPQAALEQNQAGVLHLPQGHPQHAASQPGQHLGGNLYMKQQQHEQQRHHLYHLQHHLTQPDPAQRHSLHQRALQQQQQQEQQHVQKKRGLVRGSPTGSPAGLQQKQHHLEKSGVQQQQQQQQHSHQQQQQTQHQTHTQQHQQQSHQQSQQHQQSTQHQQAHSQQHQQQTHQQQTQHQQQQQHQQQQQQQQQLQQQQQQQSSHSRHQQHLQQQIQQQQQQQQHFRHQEKSCEAQSAGSRVHHSSHLAPQDHLKPGQDHNAMQRMMTSRPLEQQLIPPPSNPVSRSSDLACAPSRQDRHRVSSYSAEALIGKSSTSGEQQQRMGLHLQPGRGAAQEQPDLRGYLDTSRGKAGIAHNPQNRLPSDHSGAADVQRVSECPPFKAMGGGVHQLGGFEAQVSRGSDMASKSLPSSQRVPQGQLQGGFRMGVGPPPDGRNRYSAAHPGSQGVQVGLPREQDGCHQSFMQSLLSPHLSEQSSHQRAVQCCPPVGMEYSCVPGGSSGDLQAKASSPAAAQTQKASAMRHGEAKGHVSQVGSNMHGGPGARSGLPHPLTPHSSSEPGRSSAPARAPAAVSQHSRHISRDPQATKLRPGDRPRSGALRQSNPFEPEGHLPLPPGGGGLLGRPQSGGEARRSTIVRFMADTAQVPSDNNLVPDQHLTQNFGFPFMPEGGMNPPPPINANSTFIPPVSQPNASRTPSLLPVEPQNTLPSFYTSYSPAAHPSLPSDVTLQYFPNQMFTSPSADKGSAPQLNNRFSSILSPPRPVGFGQASFPLLPDMPPMPIANSSGITPHISNFSLTSLFPEIATGMPSDGSAMPMSPLLSLSNSSAADSGKQPNRPAHNISHILGHDGSSAV